A genomic region of Methanosarcina thermophila TM-1 contains the following coding sequences:
- the cas10 gene encoding type III-B CRISPR-associated protein Cas10/Cmr2, which produces MSQFLFLFTIGPVQSYISQARKTQDLYAGSFLLSHLSDAAIDELSRLVDSCDIIFPDKEIDSKPSRFIAKIECEDPEKIGSELCNFVQNEYRKICGDIVVKLNLNIPDGFGQQIDNLLDLHWIALDFKEGDYASKFSELESYLGAVKNIRRFQQFQESGRKCSLCGERNVLFYGGDEKRAYVQDAKKVTHVSNKFISDGEGLCAVCLSKRFAGEHFKKKYQRNYPSTAEIALMDTLSKLDSSLLKEYKSFFGKDFDEQLYFKDNLTKKYFEKNGIKADPEVSLEKLAKITNTAEQMGLKFSNYYALLCLDGDNMGKWLSGEFLEDKGKSELERFHSYLTEKLGRYANEVKNIVDSEVNPKGKLVYSGGDDVLAFINLNYLLPVMKELRKNFPAFEEFSYIKQGKKSSASCGVCIAHYKTPLQEVLSWARKMEHEAKSIDGNNEKDAFAIAVLKRSGEIHKTVFKWKYGTFDTIEVLEELINLLRSPNSSGNPSFSDSFVKKLNEEFNLLMDENGNYSEFKLLKTEIKRLISRSCMMVKKTGETETDFYTRKEQTIEDITEKLYALARESKSLENFLSLLNTAVFIERGSN; this is translated from the coding sequence ATGAGTCAATTTCTTTTTCTTTTTACAATAGGACCGGTTCAATCTTATATTTCCCAAGCCAGAAAAACACAGGATCTTTACGCAGGAAGCTTCCTATTATCACATCTATCAGATGCAGCGATAGATGAATTGAGTAGATTAGTCGACTCATGCGATATAATATTCCCAGATAAAGAGATAGATTCTAAACCAAGTCGTTTTATTGCCAAAATTGAATGTGAAGATCCTGAAAAAATTGGCTCTGAATTGTGCAACTTTGTCCAAAATGAATACAGGAAAATATGCGGAGATATAGTTGTAAAATTAAATTTAAATATTCCAGATGGTTTTGGCCAGCAAATAGACAATTTATTGGACTTACACTGGATTGCATTGGACTTTAAAGAAGGAGATTATGCTTCAAAATTTAGTGAGCTTGAAAGTTATTTAGGAGCAGTAAAAAATATACGCCGTTTTCAACAATTTCAAGAATCTGGCAGAAAATGCTCACTATGTGGTGAAAGAAACGTACTCTTTTATGGTGGTGACGAGAAGAGAGCATATGTTCAAGATGCGAAAAAAGTAACCCACGTTTCTAACAAATTTATTAGTGATGGAGAGGGTCTATGTGCAGTGTGCCTTTCCAAACGCTTTGCTGGCGAACATTTTAAGAAAAAATATCAGAGAAATTATCCATCAACGGCTGAAATTGCATTAATGGATACACTCTCAAAACTTGATTCCTCGCTATTAAAAGAGTATAAGAGTTTTTTTGGTAAAGACTTTGATGAACAGCTGTACTTTAAAGATAATTTGACTAAAAAATACTTTGAAAAAAATGGAATTAAAGCCGATCCAGAAGTTAGCTTGGAAAAATTAGCTAAAATCACAAACACTGCAGAACAAATGGGATTAAAATTTTCAAACTATTATGCTTTGCTTTGTCTTGATGGAGATAACATGGGGAAGTGGCTCTCTGGAGAATTTTTGGAAGACAAGGGGAAATCAGAACTTGAGAGATTTCATAGTTATCTGACGGAAAAACTTGGTAGATATGCAAATGAAGTAAAAAACATTGTTGATTCAGAAGTTAATCCAAAAGGTAAACTGGTTTATTCAGGTGGGGATGATGTTCTTGCTTTTATCAACCTTAATTATTTGTTACCTGTAATGAAAGAATTAAGGAAGAACTTCCCAGCATTTGAAGAATTTTCTTACATAAAACAAGGAAAAAAATCATCGGCTTCATGTGGTGTTTGCATTGCTCATTACAAAACGCCCCTTCAGGAAGTCCTTTCATGGGCAAGAAAAATGGAACATGAGGCGAAGTCGATTGATGGCAATAATGAGAAAGACGCGTTTGCAATTGCTGTGCTCAAAAGATCTGGAGAAATACACAAAACTGTATTCAAATGGAAGTATGGAACTTTCGATACTATCGAAGTTTTAGAAGAATTAATTAACCTTTTAAGATCCCCAAATTCTTCAGGAAATCCATCCTTTTCAGATAGTTTTGTAAAAAAACTAAATGAAGAATTTAATTTATTAATGGATGAAAATGGCAACTATTCCGAGTTTAAACTGCTCAAGACTGAGATTAAAAGATTAATAAGTAGGTCCTGTATGATGGTTAAGAAAACAGGAGAAACAGAAACAGATTTTTACACCAGAAAAGAGCAAACAATTGAAGATATAACAGAGAAGTTATATGCATTAGCTAGAGAAAGCAAATCTTTGGAGAACTTCCTGTCTCTTTTAAATACTGCGGTTTTTATTGAACGGGGGTCTAATTAA
- the cmr1 gene encoding type III-B CRISPR module RAMP protein Cmr1, whose product MEIEKIKCKIITPLLMTGADGRTPELRPPSIKGMMRFWWRAVNGHLSLEELKKRESDLFGASNEKVGKSKIRIRIQSGELDQGNYFLLPHKNMGRVKVISPNQDLSIILSSYSNIQDYSDILNLCLILGGFGKRSRRGFGSLEPEDINLEIEDILELINRVGSSNYDMKGEKIVLKESFLQESQYPYLKEVIFGGEYEKWEEVLESIGTASSKCCNRSLGFTSSKGRLASPIYVSVLKNSNGRYFPIISTLNTVFNKDSTKKANFSVQDKLVQDKFKAMIL is encoded by the coding sequence TTGGAAATAGAAAAAATAAAATGTAAAATTATTACTCCTCTTCTCATGACTGGGGCAGATGGTCGTACTCCAGAGTTAAGACCTCCTTCAATTAAAGGTATGATGAGATTCTGGTGGAGAGCTGTAAACGGACATTTGTCCCTTGAAGAATTAAAAAAGAGGGAATCTGATCTTTTTGGTGCGAGCAATGAAAAAGTAGGAAAATCCAAGATCAGGATTCGGATCCAAAGTGGGGAATTAGACCAAGGCAATTACTTCTTGCTACCTCATAAGAATATGGGACGTGTTAAGGTTATATCTCCTAATCAAGATCTTTCAATAATTTTATCGAGCTATTCTAATATTCAAGATTATAGCGATATTTTAAACCTATGTCTTATTTTGGGCGGATTTGGTAAAAGGTCTCGGCGAGGTTTTGGGAGTTTAGAGCCCGAGGATATCAATCTTGAAATTGAAGATATCTTAGAATTAATCAATCGTGTAGGCTCGAGCAATTATGACATGAAGGGTGAGAAGATAGTTTTAAAGGAAAGCTTCCTCCAAGAGTCTCAATACCCCTATTTAAAAGAAGTAATTTTTGGAGGAGAATATGAGAAGTGGGAGGAAGTACTTGAGAGTATAGGAACAGCTTCAAGCAAATGTTGTAATCGCTCTTTAGGATTTACTTCATCTAAAGGCAGGCTTGCTTCACCAATATATGTATCAGTATTGAAAAACTCAAATGGAAGGTATTTCCCAATTATCTCAACTTTGAACACAGTCTTTAATAAAGATTCTACTAAAAAAGCGAACTTCTCGGTTCAGGATAAGCTGGTTCAGGATAAGTTCAAGGCGATGATATTATGA
- a CDS encoding CRISPR-associated endonuclease Cas6 has translation MTQENIKLKTLEMTFEGPEEFRGDANQIRGFFASKFNEYDQLHNHNTDRFYYRYPLVQYKVLDRIPLVVGINEGAEILKGLFDKFDTVTLPHQNFEITERSLRLKKQDFGLTKSLYFYEFLTPWLALNKENKERFFETRNPEEQKEILRKTLVGNLLSMSKAFGYTVPDTIKCDVNVEINRSKYKNLDFTSFTGGFMTNFLIPDFIGIGKGVAKGFGTVRKIRM, from the coding sequence ATGACTCAGGAAAATATTAAACTCAAGACTCTTGAGATGACTTTTGAAGGACCAGAGGAATTCAGGGGTGATGCAAATCAGATCCGCGGTTTCTTTGCGTCAAAATTCAATGAATACGACCAGCTCCATAACCATAATACTGACAGATTTTATTACCGCTACCCTCTGGTACAATATAAAGTTCTTGATAGGATACCACTTGTAGTTGGCATAAATGAAGGAGCAGAAATTTTGAAAGGTTTATTTGACAAATTTGATACCGTCACCCTTCCTCATCAAAATTTTGAAATCACAGAGCGGTCTCTGAGGCTTAAAAAACAGGATTTCGGCCTGACAAAAAGCCTTTACTTTTACGAATTTCTCACTCCCTGGCTTGCTCTCAACAAAGAAAACAAAGAGAGGTTCTTTGAGACTAGAAACCCTGAAGAACAAAAGGAAATCCTCAGGAAGACGCTTGTGGGAAACCTGCTCTCTATGTCAAAGGCTTTTGGATATACAGTTCCTGATACCATAAAATGTGATGTCAATGTGGAGATCAACCGTTCAAAGTACAAAAATCTGGATTTTACTTCTTTTACAGGCGGTTTTATGACCAATTTTCTGATTCCGGATTTTATTGGGATAGGAAAGGGAGTTGCAAAAGGGTTTGGGACTGTGAGGAAAATAAGGATGTGA
- a CDS encoding stage III sporulation protein AH, with product MYRRYVIDITSEPKNDVYRHLIDLAFDLCDRFTLVVHEETKLDDKGKSILEKLNDHLIEMKKQSEWPGTILCDQFAYVYYYRASPEAREIIKEVSSSLYSSWIWPLEDLSFYKNGKPWLVNTAHENISYILSDDESEIDRIMNIEGLKARKASGAFKTLSNWY from the coding sequence ATGTACAGGAGATATGTGATAGATATTACTTCTGAACCTAAAAACGATGTTTATAGGCACCTGATTGATCTGGCTTTTGATTTATGTGATAGGTTTACTCTCGTTGTACATGAAGAAACTAAATTAGACGATAAGGGTAAATCCATATTGGAAAAGCTAAATGATCATTTAATAGAAATGAAAAAGCAATCAGAATGGCCAGGTACAATACTATGTGACCAGTTTGCATATGTTTATTATTACCGTGCCAGTCCGGAAGCCAGAGAGATAATAAAAGAGGTTTCAAGTTCACTTTACAGTAGTTGGATATGGCCTCTCGAAGACTTGAGTTTTTATAAGAATGGTAAACCATGGCTAGTAAACACAGCTCATGAAAATATTAGCTATATTCTTAGCGACGACGAGTCTGAGATCGACAGAATCATGAACATAGAAGGCCTTAAGGCAAGAAAAGCAAGCGGGGCGTTTAAAACCCTGTCTAATTGGTATTGA
- a CDS encoding radical SAM protein, with the protein MLKDDNYLKLKPEWVLRNDGNKVILYLTSTKNIEYQILDPVTATVISLINGRRCVGDLTKTIGFLFDISTDSSRSLLENIVNVLNDKLEKIDVLDVPDTTAVEYNPLDFLVSPEEFVCQHRLARPLTLMLYFSGWCQTNCIYCYADLTNMRKLNHMSLGQWMEIMEQARDLGIRMLQLTGGDPMSRPDSAEFLAKLTEMGFIFLASTKCYVSLDDANRLAEAGWNNPVNGVNREFQVSIDSPDPETADRLMRCKGYLSRATETLQNLMDAGIEPKVKAVLTPINYHQAYDHVETFSELGIRNFQFTSYARSHYRHDDHLFLTDEMKLKASDLLKAAKESWPDLIIEGDAVKYTLPSPESQKERRKKMGVQSRLFCRQNYAWDRT; encoded by the coding sequence ATGCTGAAAGATGATAATTACCTCAAGCTGAAACCTGAATGGGTTTTAAGAAACGACGGTAACAAGGTCATACTTTACCTAACCTCCACCAAGAACATAGAATACCAGATATTAGATCCAGTAACAGCCACGGTTATAAGCCTGATAAACGGCAGGCGCTGTGTAGGGGATCTGACAAAGACAATAGGCTTCCTGTTCGATATATCCACAGACTCATCCAGATCACTATTAGAAAACATAGTTAACGTGCTCAACGATAAGCTAGAGAAAATCGATGTACTTGACGTTCCAGACACCACGGCTGTAGAATATAATCCTCTGGATTTCCTCGTATCCCCGGAAGAGTTCGTATGCCAGCACAGGCTAGCCAGGCCCTTGACTTTGATGCTGTACTTCAGCGGCTGGTGCCAGACAAACTGTATCTACTGCTATGCAGATCTTACTAACATGCGTAAGCTTAATCACATGTCCCTGGGACAATGGATGGAGATAATGGAGCAGGCCAGGGATCTCGGCATACGTATGCTCCAGCTTACAGGGGGAGACCCGATGAGTAGACCGGACTCAGCGGAGTTTCTGGCAAAGCTTACAGAGATGGGATTCATATTCCTGGCATCTACAAAGTGCTATGTCAGTCTGGATGATGCTAATCGACTGGCTGAAGCTGGATGGAATAACCCCGTAAATGGCGTCAACAGAGAATTTCAGGTCAGCATTGATAGCCCGGACCCGGAAACAGCTGATCGTTTAATGAGGTGTAAAGGCTACCTCAGCAGAGCGACAGAGACGCTGCAGAATCTCATGGATGCAGGCATAGAGCCAAAAGTCAAGGCCGTTTTAACCCCAATCAATTACCATCAGGCCTATGATCATGTCGAAACCTTTTCTGAGCTTGGTATTAGAAACTTCCAGTTCACCAGCTATGCAAGAAGTCACTACCGTCATGATGATCATCTGTTCCTCACTGATGAAATGAAATTGAAGGCTTCAGATCTCTTGAAAGCTGCAAAGGAGAGCTGGCCTGACCTGATAATAGAAGGAGATGCAGTAAAGTATACTCTCCCTAGTCCTGAGAGCCAAAAAGAGAGGAGAAAAAAAATGGGAGTCCAGAGCAGGTTGTTCTGCAGGCAGAACTACGCTTGGGATCGCACCTGA
- a CDS encoding GNAT family N-acetyltransferase, with protein MEKLPKLYKSDAKDYQRKVVPMLKTKEAEPGEYYIDSLAVYPQYRACGIGSKLLKAAALKSHKLGISKISLIVKPENKGALKLYKKHGYSVRGKLKQAGTNFLSMVNLINPTGKSSSKKALFSKLLLF; from the coding sequence GTGGAAAAACTTCCTAAGCTATATAAATCCGATGCTAAGGATTATCAAAGAAAAGTAGTCCCCATGTTAAAAACAAAAGAGGCGGAACCTGGCGAATATTATATAGATTCACTTGCCGTTTATCCACAGTACCGAGCATGTGGGATTGGAAGTAAATTGCTAAAAGCAGCTGCTCTCAAATCTCATAAACTTGGCATTTCTAAAATCTCATTGATTGTTAAACCCGAAAACAAAGGGGCTCTAAAATTATATAAAAAGCATGGATATTCTGTAAGAGGGAAACTGAAACAGGCTGGTACGAACTTTTTGAGCATGGTTAATCTAATTAATCCGACTGGAAAATCAAGCAGTAAAAAGGCATTGTTCAGTAAATTGTTATTGTTTTAG
- a CDS encoding ABC transporter substrate-binding protein — MPAGESVSPISQVSDESVSEGSDKLVSEGSEELVVAVGTHGGEPEAGFDPIAGWGNSREPLVQSTLFKRDSEANLINDLATNYTISSDGLKWTVTIRDDVKFHDGVPLTARDVAFTFNTAANAGGNIDLSMLKKATAIDNYTIEFELNDPQSTFINKLVALGIVPEHAYNAETYGSNPIGSGPYKFVQWDKGQQVIFEANPDYYGQKPYFKKLTMLFMGSDSAFAAAKAGQVDLAEIPASYANQEVPGMKIVSLDSIDARGISFPMNPNTGEKTENSYAIGNNVTSDPAIRKALNIGIDRQALIEGALNGQGKEEFTGVDKLPWGNKEAIFEDGDIEEAKKILTEGGWIDTDGDGIVEKNGLEAEFTLLYPANAQDRQALAIALSEEARKLGINIKIVGKSWNEIDTLAHSTPVLFGFGSLDPADLYLKYYSKSYDPSSYNNIIMYSNPVVDNYLRKAITSVDLETANKNWQLAAWDGTTGFSAKGDATWLWIATINYVYIMDENLDIGTPRIQPHGADIFGNILEWKRTAN; from the coding sequence ATGCCGGCTGGCGAGTCAGTAAGCCCCATCTCCCAGGTTTCTGATGAATCTGTATCCGAAGGTTCGGATAAATTGGTTTCTGAGGGTTCGGAGGAACTTGTGGTAGCAGTAGGTACACACGGAGGAGAACCAGAAGCAGGTTTTGACCCGATTGCCGGTTGGGGAAACAGCAGAGAACCTCTGGTTCAGAGCACTCTTTTCAAAAGGGATAGCGAGGCAAACCTGATCAATGATCTGGCTACAAATTATACGATCAGCAGCGATGGACTGAAGTGGACCGTTACAATACGGGACGATGTTAAGTTCCATGATGGAGTGCCTTTAACAGCCAGAGACGTGGCATTCACATTTAATACAGCAGCAAATGCAGGTGGAAATATAGATTTGTCCATGCTGAAAAAGGCAACAGCAATCGATAATTATACCATTGAATTTGAGTTGAACGATCCTCAATCTACCTTCATCAATAAACTGGTAGCTCTTGGCATTGTCCCTGAGCATGCTTACAACGCTGAAACTTACGGATCCAATCCAATAGGTTCGGGTCCATATAAGTTTGTGCAGTGGGATAAAGGGCAGCAGGTAATCTTTGAAGCAAATCCGGATTACTACGGACAGAAGCCGTACTTCAAAAAGTTGACTATGCTCTTTATGGGATCAGACTCTGCTTTTGCAGCAGCAAAGGCAGGACAGGTCGATCTAGCTGAAATTCCTGCTTCTTACGCCAATCAGGAAGTACCTGGGATGAAAATAGTGTCCCTTGATTCCATAGATGCCCGTGGGATAAGTTTCCCCATGAATCCGAATACTGGAGAAAAAACCGAAAACAGCTATGCAATCGGAAATAATGTGACTTCTGACCCTGCAATAAGAAAAGCTCTGAACATCGGGATAGACAGGCAGGCACTGATTGAAGGGGCTTTAAACGGGCAGGGAAAAGAAGAATTCACTGGCGTAGATAAGCTGCCATGGGGTAATAAGGAAGCTATTTTCGAAGACGGAGATATAGAGGAAGCAAAGAAAATTTTAACCGAAGGCGGCTGGATTGATACTGATGGAGACGGCATTGTTGAGAAAAATGGCTTGGAAGCCGAATTTACCCTTCTGTATCCTGCAAATGCTCAGGATAGGCAGGCATTAGCAATTGCATTGAGTGAGGAAGCCAGAAAATTGGGTATAAATATTAAAATCGTAGGTAAAAGCTGGAACGAGATAGATACCCTGGCGCACTCAACTCCAGTACTTTTCGGTTTTGGTTCGCTGGATCCGGCTGACCTGTATCTGAAATATTACAGTAAAAGTTACGATCCTTCAAGCTACAACAATATAATAATGTACAGCAATCCAGTCGTTGATAATTATCTGAGGAAAGCCATAACCAGTGTTGATCTGGAAACAGCTAATAAAAACTGGCAACTGGCTGCCTGGGATGGAACGACGGGTTTCTCTGCAAAGGGAGATGCCACATGGCTCTGGATTGCAACTATTAACTATGTGTATATTATGGATGAGAATTTAGATATCGGGACTCCCAGAATACAGCCGCATGGCGCAGATATTTTCGGCAACATTCTGGAATGGAAGCGTACAGCAAATTAA
- a CDS encoding ABC transporter substrate-binding protein: MNFGKEGGIQIKKDQQYLFIGAVALIIALALIFVQGDVPASSTSQVSDESIFRSSEELVSQGSDELVVNVYGHTGEPETGFDPLLGWGCGHVNFEPLIQSTLFKSADDGSMINDLATNYSISSDGKIWTVNIRDDVRFTDGEKLTAEDVAFTFNTAIGSNSELDMSNLKKATAINDTAVEFELKEPQSSFIWKLRYVGIVPEHAYEKETYGSNPIGSGPYKLVQWDKGQQAIFELNEDYYREKPYFKKITMLFLDKDTAFAAAKSGEVDIAEIEISHANQTIDGYRLVALPASRALGVSFPMQNDTGEKSLKGDPIGNNVTADIAIRKALNIGIDRKALLEGVLSGKGDVEYTGVDQREYGNPEARINDSNPEEAKKILENAGWKDTDGDGIREKNGTKAQFKLYYSSDDPIRQALSVAVSEQARKLGIKIDLVGASWDEIYANQYNSAVLYAFSNIDTHTLYLQYHSKEPDDTYRNPGLYSNPVVDGYLEAALKSEDQDEAIKYWQLAAYDGNTGFGPAGDAPWLWLVTTDYLYMIDETLDIGTPQKNAGSDILGNIYEWKRVDPANPTLE, encoded by the coding sequence TTGAATTTTGGTAAAGAAGGAGGAATTCAAATTAAGAAAGACCAGCAGTATTTGTTCATAGGGGCAGTAGCCTTAATTATTGCGCTTGCTCTTATTTTCGTACAAGGGGATGTGCCAGCAAGCTCAACTTCTCAGGTTTCTGATGAATCAATATTCAGAAGTTCTGAAGAATTAGTTTCTCAGGGTTCGGATGAACTGGTTGTGAATGTATATGGGCACACAGGCGAGCCGGAAACTGGATTTGACCCGCTTCTTGGATGGGGTTGCGGTCATGTGAACTTCGAGCCGCTGATACAGAGTACTCTTTTTAAATCAGCTGACGATGGAAGCATGATAAACGATCTTGCTACGAATTATTCAATTAGCTCGGATGGAAAAATCTGGACTGTAAATATAAGAGATGACGTCAGGTTCACGGACGGTGAAAAGCTAACCGCAGAAGATGTGGCATTTACATTTAATACAGCAATCGGAAGTAACTCCGAGCTGGATATGAGTAATCTCAAGAAAGCTACTGCGATAAATGATACTGCTGTTGAATTTGAATTAAAAGAACCTCAATCCAGTTTCATATGGAAACTCAGGTATGTTGGGATTGTGCCGGAACATGCATACGAAAAAGAAACCTATGGCTCCAATCCAATAGGGTCAGGACCATATAAACTGGTGCAATGGGACAAAGGTCAACAGGCAATCTTCGAACTAAACGAAGATTACTACAGAGAAAAACCGTATTTCAAAAAAATAACCATGCTGTTTCTGGATAAAGATACTGCATTTGCAGCCGCAAAGTCTGGTGAAGTGGATATAGCCGAGATCGAAATTAGCCATGCAAATCAGACTATAGACGGATATAGATTAGTAGCTCTCCCGGCATCAAGAGCACTGGGAGTTTCGTTCCCAATGCAGAATGACACCGGTGAAAAGAGCCTCAAGGGAGATCCCATAGGCAATAATGTAACAGCCGATATAGCAATTCGAAAAGCTTTGAACATAGGTATAGATAGAAAAGCCCTGCTTGAAGGAGTACTCTCTGGAAAAGGAGACGTAGAATATACTGGAGTAGATCAACGGGAATATGGAAACCCCGAAGCCAGAATTAATGACTCAAATCCCGAAGAAGCCAAAAAAATATTGGAGAATGCGGGATGGAAAGACACTGACGGCGATGGAATTCGAGAAAAGAACGGAACTAAAGCACAGTTTAAACTGTACTATTCTTCCGATGACCCGATAAGGCAGGCTCTGTCTGTAGCTGTAAGCGAACAAGCCAGAAAATTAGGTATAAAAATAGACCTTGTAGGCGCAAGCTGGGATGAAATATATGCCAATCAATACAATTCAGCTGTCTTATACGCTTTCAGCAATATCGATACCCATACCTTATACCTGCAATACCACAGCAAAGAGCCAGATGATACATACAGAAATCCGGGACTTTACAGTAATCCTGTTGTAGATGGATATCTGGAGGCAGCTTTAAAATCGGAAGATCAAGATGAGGCTATAAAATACTGGCAGTTAGCTGCATACGATGGAAATACGGGTTTTGGGCCTGCGGGAGATGCACCCTGGCTCTGGCTGGTGACAACTGACTATCTCTATATGATAGATGAGACTCTGGATATAGGAACTCCTCAAAAAAACGCAGGATCTGATATTCTAGGAAATATCTATGAGTGGAAAAGGGTAGACCCAGCCAACCCGACCTTGGAATGA
- a CDS encoding ABC transporter permease, with the protein MSNNEKIVGFIGKKTFRLISLLVFVCFASFMLIQYSPIDPVRAYIGEMPVTPEHKAKLEEYWGVNTPPQEKFLNWAGDIIKGDFGTSLIYRVPVIDVIKERFTASLVLMGVSWLFAGILGFILGIVAGAKQGTWVDKAIKTYCYTLAAAPTFWLALVFLMIFSVYLGWFPIGLSVPIGVRAEDVTFFDWLERLILPALTLSLLDIAKITMFTREKLIEVLSSDYVLFAKARGEKGLDLVLRHGVRNVAFPAITLQFLSFSELFGGTVLVEQVFSYPGIGQAAVAAGLRSDVPLLLGIVIFSAIFVFFGNLIADIIYEFIDPRIKQQEASI; encoded by the coding sequence GTGTCAAATAATGAGAAAATAGTGGGTTTTATAGGGAAAAAAACCTTCAGGTTGATAAGCCTCTTGGTTTTTGTCTGTTTTGCAAGTTTCATGCTTATTCAATATTCACCTATAGATCCTGTTAGAGCTTATATTGGCGAAATGCCTGTAACTCCAGAGCACAAAGCCAAACTTGAAGAGTACTGGGGGGTTAACACGCCTCCACAGGAAAAATTTCTGAACTGGGCTGGAGATATTATCAAAGGTGATTTCGGAACTTCATTGATTTATAGAGTGCCTGTAATTGATGTCATTAAAGAAAGATTTACAGCTTCCCTTGTTTTAATGGGAGTCTCATGGCTTTTTGCAGGAATCCTGGGTTTTATTTTAGGAATAGTAGCGGGTGCGAAACAGGGAACCTGGGTAGATAAGGCGATAAAAACTTATTGTTACACTCTGGCTGCTGCACCGACTTTCTGGCTGGCACTGGTGTTTCTGATGATCTTTTCAGTATATCTTGGCTGGTTCCCAATAGGGTTAAGTGTGCCTATAGGTGTTAGAGCTGAAGATGTGACCTTTTTTGACTGGCTTGAGCGTTTAATTCTCCCTGCACTGACTTTGAGTTTACTGGACATTGCCAAAATTACAATGTTCACTCGAGAAAAATTAATAGAAGTCCTGTCCAGCGACTACGTATTATTTGCAAAAGCAAGAGGCGAAAAAGGACTGGATCTGGTATTAAGGCATGGGGTCCGGAATGTCGCATTTCCAGCAATTACCCTGCAGTTTTTAAGTTTCAGTGAATTATTCGGAGGGACAGTCCTTGTTGAACAGGTTTTCTCATATCCCGGAATCGGGCAGGCTGCAGTAGCTGCAGGATTACGGTCTGATGTGCCTCTGCTCCTGGGAATAGTAATTTTCAGTGCTATATTTGTTTTCTTTGGGAATCTGATTGCTGATATTATCTATGAATTCATTGATCCAAGGATAAAGCAGCAGGAGGCATCGATATGA
- a CDS encoding ABC transporter permease, translating to MSTAVVTVNSGLFRGLNLRQKTLLIIGSTSLLLLAIVISSIYLDGEALQTNFGAKNLAPSLEHPFGTDWMGRDMFVRTLEGLGLSILVGGFASAISTVLTLILGLLSSAGKTADAFVSWLVDLFLSIPHLLLIILISIGIGGGATGVIIGVALTHWPSLTRVVRAEIKQLKTQEYIHISRNLGRSKWWIARKHILPHLIPQILLGTILMFPHAILHEASVTFLGFGLSPHEPAIGIILSESMRYLSAGYWWLAFFPGLSLLIVVLAFDLIGENLGKLMNPKKAHE from the coding sequence ATGAGTACTGCTGTTGTAACAGTTAACAGCGGATTATTCCGAGGATTAAACCTGAGACAGAAAACCCTCTTAATTATAGGTTCAACTTCACTTTTATTACTTGCAATTGTAATTTCCAGCATATATCTGGATGGGGAAGCATTACAGACTAATTTTGGTGCAAAAAATCTTGCCCCCTCTCTGGAGCATCCATTCGGAACGGACTGGATGGGAAGAGATATGTTCGTAAGAACCCTTGAGGGGCTGGGTCTAAGTATACTGGTTGGAGGCTTTGCTTCCGCTATTAGTACAGTGCTTACTTTAATTTTAGGCTTACTTTCAAGTGCAGGAAAGACAGCAGACGCTTTTGTATCCTGGCTGGTAGACCTGTTTCTTTCAATTCCTCATCTTCTTTTGATAATTCTCATTTCCATTGGGATTGGTGGAGGAGCAACAGGAGTTATCATCGGAGTTGCATTAACCCACTGGCCGAGCTTAACAAGGGTCGTAAGAGCAGAAATCAAGCAACTGAAAACCCAGGAGTACATTCATATCTCCAGGAATCTTGGCAGGTCAAAGTGGTGGATAGCTAGAAAACACATCCTGCCACATCTGATTCCACAGATACTTCTAGGCACGATTTTAATGTTCCCACATGCGATTTTACACGAAGCCTCGGTAACATTTCTGGGTTTCGGACTTTCACCGCACGAGCCTGCAATCGGTATAATCCTATCAGAATCTATGCGATACCTCTCAGCAGGATACTGGTGGCTCGCATTTTTCCCAGGATTATCCCTGCTAATTGTAGTCCTGGCATTTGATTTGATTGGAGAAAATTTGGGTAAGTTAATGAATCCGAAAAAAGCTCACGAATAA